One Acidobacteriota bacterium genomic window carries:
- a CDS encoding dipeptidase has protein sequence MRRQIPLLILIALCTISCSTHEPVRDDSITRARDLARRVMIVDTHVDVPYRLQTSDADISGPAPDGDFDYPRAVEGGLDLPFMSIYVPASYQETGGAKVFADQMLDQLEAIVAEHPDKFALVHDSDDAERIFAAGKIGFALGMENGAPVEGDLANLSHFHERGIRYITLTHSKDNEICDSSYDPARTWNGLSPFGHEVVAEMNRLGIMIDVSHISDAAFEQVLDVTRAPVIASHSSCRHFTPDFERNMSDEMIRRLAENGGVIQINFGSSFLDGTYQKARSAHWKAVGEYLDENGIDHSSAEAADYQKQYFTDRPLAVSTLERVVEHIEHVVKLVGVDHVGIGSDFDGVGDSLPKQLQDVSAYPNLIAELLRRGYDDAEVEKICGGNLLRVWKEVEQAAAAQ, from the coding sequence TGATGATCGTCGATACCCACGTTGACGTGCCGTATCGATTACAAACGTCGGACGCCGATATTTCCGGCCCTGCGCCGGATGGGGACTTCGACTATCCCCGTGCCGTCGAAGGCGGACTCGATCTACCGTTCATGTCGATCTACGTACCGGCAAGCTATCAGGAGACGGGTGGCGCGAAGGTATTTGCAGATCAGATGCTGGACCAACTCGAAGCCATTGTCGCCGAGCATCCTGACAAATTTGCACTTGTTCACGACTCGGACGATGCGGAGCGAATCTTCGCGGCGGGGAAGATCGGTTTCGCGCTCGGGATGGAGAACGGCGCTCCGGTGGAGGGCGATCTCGCGAATCTATCCCACTTCCATGAACGCGGCATCCGCTACATCACGCTGACCCACTCGAAGGACAACGAGATTTGCGACTCGTCCTACGACCCCGCGCGCACCTGGAACGGTCTCAGTCCGTTTGGTCACGAAGTCGTTGCCGAGATGAATCGGCTCGGAATCATGATCGATGTATCCCACATCAGCGACGCCGCCTTTGAGCAGGTTCTCGATGTAACCCGCGCGCCGGTGATCGCCTCCCACTCGAGTTGTCGTCATTTCACGCCGGACTTCGAACGCAACATGAGCGATGAGATGATTCGGCGACTGGCGGAGAACGGCGGCGTGATACAGATCAATTTTGGCTCATCGTTTCTTGACGGCACGTACCAGAAGGCTCGTTCAGCTCACTGGAAAGCGGTGGGGGAGTATCTGGACGAAAACGGTATCGATCACTCGTCCGCAGAGGCGGCAGACTATCAGAAACAGTATTTCACCGATCGTCCCCTAGCCGTGTCGACCCTCGAGCGCGTCGTCGAACACATCGAACACGTGGTGAAGCTTGTCGGTGTCGATCACGTTGGAATCGGTTCTGACTTTGACGGCGTTGGGGACTCGCTCCCGAAACAGTTGCAGGACGTTTCCGCCTACCCCAACCTGATCGCGGAGTTGCTGCGTCGTGGCTACGATGACGCCGAAGTCGAGAAGATCTGCGGCGGAAACCTGCTGCGAGTCTGGAAGGAAGTCGAGCAGGCGGCAGCCGCTCAGTAG
- a CDS encoding gamma-glutamyltransferase family protein gives MPRNFDAPGGKHAPTHRVVHAKNGMVAAAHPQAVQIGLDLLKEGGTAVDAAIGVNAALGFLEPTSCGVGGDLFAILWDANSGRLHGLNGSGRAPAALTAGSVPAEDDGTIPLHSPYAWSVPGAVDGWFVLHDRFGKLPMASILAPSIAAAETGRPVPKVIAAEWKRSVKIFGEKPGFAEVFLLDGKAPDEGQIFRNPALAGTYRQLATAGRAAFYDGEIARAIVAFSEAQGGFFSIEDLTRHSSDWVEPQSTSYRGVDLFELPPNGQGIAALEMLNILEGFDLRSMGRESANFWHLMIEAKKLAYEDRARFYADPEFAEVPTGNLISKAYGRTQAKRIDMNRAAERLEPGDPGMARGDTTYLAVADRDGNMVSLIQSNYTGFGSGYVLPQWGFGIQNRGALFNLYPESPNHLKPGKRPFHTIIPAFAMKDGQPWLAFGVMGGDMQPQGHVQILVNMLDLDMNLQEAGDAARFYHTDSSEPTGTLMTAGGVLHLESEVPDEIRQDLSRRGHRLGPGVDSYGGYQAVARDPQSGVLSGATESRKDGCARGY, from the coding sequence ATGCCCAGGAATTTCGACGCTCCGGGAGGAAAACATGCCCCGACCCATCGCGTGGTCCACGCGAAGAACGGGATGGTCGCGGCTGCCCATCCGCAAGCAGTCCAGATCGGTCTGGATCTTCTGAAAGAAGGCGGCACGGCCGTCGATGCCGCCATCGGAGTCAACGCCGCGCTCGGCTTTCTCGAACCGACGTCCTGTGGCGTAGGAGGTGACCTCTTCGCGATCCTCTGGGACGCAAACAGCGGAAGACTCCACGGTCTCAACGGGTCCGGCCGAGCCCCCGCGGCGTTGACGGCGGGCTCCGTTCCTGCGGAGGACGACGGCACTATCCCTCTCCACAGCCCCTACGCCTGGAGCGTGCCCGGTGCGGTCGACGGGTGGTTTGTACTCCACGATCGCTTCGGCAAACTGCCGATGGCAAGCATTCTCGCCCCGTCGATCGCGGCGGCTGAAACAGGCCGACCCGTCCCCAAAGTGATCGCCGCCGAATGGAAACGGTCCGTGAAGATCTTCGGAGAGAAGCCCGGATTTGCCGAGGTGTTCCTCCTCGACGGTAAGGCCCCCGACGAAGGACAGATCTTCCGAAACCCGGCTCTGGCGGGAACCTATCGCCAACTGGCGACCGCCGGGCGCGCGGCATTCTACGACGGCGAGATCGCGCGGGCGATCGTTGCGTTCTCGGAGGCCCAGGGTGGGTTCTTCTCCATCGAAGACTTGACACGACACTCGTCCGATTGGGTCGAACCCCAGTCCACCTCCTATCGTGGCGTCGACCTGTTCGAGCTGCCGCCCAACGGGCAAGGCATCGCCGCGCTCGAGATGCTGAACATCCTCGAGGGTTTCGATCTTCGTTCGATGGGTCGCGAGTCGGCGAACTTCTGGCATCTGATGATCGAGGCCAAGAAGTTGGCCTACGAAGACCGGGCGCGATTCTATGCCGATCCGGAGTTTGCCGAAGTCCCCACAGGCAACCTGATCTCGAAAGCTTACGGACGCACGCAGGCCAAACGGATCGACATGAATCGTGCGGCAGAGCGCCTCGAGCCGGGCGATCCGGGTATGGCTCGCGGAGACACGACCTACCTCGCCGTGGCCGACAGGGACGGCAACATGGTCTCGCTGATCCAGAGCAACTACACCGGCTTCGGCTCGGGTTACGTCCTCCCTCAGTGGGGCTTCGGCATCCAGAATCGTGGTGCGCTCTTTAACCTGTATCCCGAAAGCCCGAATCACCTCAAGCCGGGAAAGCGTCCGTTCCACACGATCATTCCTGCGTTCGCCATGAAGGACGGACAACCGTGGCTGGCATTCGGCGTCATGGGCGGTGACATGCAACCTCAGGGACATGTCCAGATACTCGTCAACATGCTGGACCTCGACATGAACCTACAGGAGGCCGGCGATGCCGCGCGGTTCTATCACACGGATTCATCGGAGCCGACCGGCACGCTGATGACCGCGGGAGGGGTCCTGCATCTGGAGTCCGAGGTCCCCGACGAGATTCGTCAAGATCTGTCCCGCAGAGGACATCGACTCGGCCCGGGAGTGGACAGCTACGGGGGTTACCAGGCGGTTGCACGCGATCCGCAGAGTGGCGTGCTTTCCGGTGCGACGGAATCCCGCAAAGACGGTTGCGCGCGAGGCTACTGA
- a CDS encoding PDZ domain-containing protein yields MSVRSTVQISLFAFLALFLLSTGSLSAEEPPPPPPRSAPQVLSLFGSGGTYLGVRLEEEIDHEEGGARVTTVVDGSPADDAGLEVGDIIVEFDGDVIRGPAALSKKISSRDPGDKIKIRIVRERRKQSIDVELGERASSALAALAPLDASRSYEFFFDDLEVPNVDPEVLERALESAGRALGELKFPGYSVACADGDCEGTSLFSFGSRPTLGVHLVETTSELREHLGGSDDAGVLVSRVLRGTPADSAGIEVGDLILRVDGDEVSDARELRGALRELAGEAFMIEIVRDGDALTLEVVLPEQDADANGPKALFSPPGFLMPVAFPV; encoded by the coding sequence ATGTCGGTACGTTCCACGGTTCAAATCTCGCTCTTCGCCTTCCTGGCCCTTTTCCTTCTCTCGACAGGATCGCTGTCGGCCGAGGAGCCACCGCCACCGCCACCGCGATCGGCGCCGCAGGTCCTTTCGCTGTTCGGCAGTGGAGGAACGTACCTCGGTGTTCGACTTGAGGAAGAGATCGACCATGAAGAGGGTGGGGCCCGCGTGACGACCGTCGTCGACGGGTCGCCTGCCGACGACGCCGGTCTCGAGGTGGGGGACATCATCGTCGAGTTCGACGGCGATGTGATCCGCGGTCCAGCCGCCTTGTCAAAGAAGATCAGCAGCCGTGACCCCGGCGACAAGATCAAGATTCGTATCGTTCGCGAGCGTCGTAAGCAATCCATCGACGTAGAGCTCGGAGAACGGGCGTCGTCGGCCCTGGCCGCGCTCGCGCCGCTCGATGCCTCACGGTCCTACGAGTTCTTCTTCGATGACCTCGAGGTGCCAAACGTCGACCCGGAGGTTCTGGAACGCGCGCTGGAGAGCGCCGGTAGGGCGCTCGGCGAGTTGAAGTTTCCCGGTTACTCGGTTGCATGCGCCGATGGCGATTGCGAGGGAACATCCCTTTTCTCATTCGGTTCGCGACCGACGCTGGGTGTTCATCTCGTCGAGACCACGTCGGAGCTCCGCGAGCATCTCGGCGGCAGCGACGACGCGGGTGTGCTCGTGAGCCGTGTCCTGAGGGGAACCCCTGCGGATAGCGCGGGGATCGAGGTCGGGGATCTGATCCTGCGTGTCGATGGGGACGAGGTCTCGGACGCCAGGGAATTGCGTGGTGCGCTTCGCGAGCTGGCCGGTGAGGCGTTCATGATCGAGATCGTTCGCGACGGCGACGCGCTCACCCTGGAGGTCGTGCTTCCTGAGCAGGATGCCGACGCCAACGGCCCCAAGGCGCTCTTTTCTCCGCCGGGATTCTTGATGCCTGTAGCCTTCCCCGTCTAG
- a CDS encoding pyridoxal phosphate-dependent aminotransferase: MSVLSRRARELGTENAFVVLGEVARLEADGADVVSFCIGQPDFPTPENICNAAIAAIREGKHGYTPSPGIEPLRHAVAEYLTRTRGVVVEPDHVVCGCGGKPFIGYTIQSVTDYGVGEEVIYPNPGFPIYDSQVTACGAIPVPLDLRESRGFGFDMDELRARVNEKTRLLILCSPQNPTGGCLSRSDLEQVAEIVRPFDNLWIYSDEVYSGLVYDGDFASIAAVDGMQERTVIADSASKTYAMTGWRIGYAANAKLAPAMTRWVTNTDSCPPHPNQFAVVEALNGPQDAALEMRDVFHKRRDRIVAGLNDLDGVHCLTPGGAFYVWPNVTELCKIVGVEDSESLRKRLLYDAGVAVLADIHFGRKVEGDGEHIRFSYASSFEAIDDGLGRIEDFIKKNRR, encoded by the coding sequence GTGAGTGTTCTGTCGCGTCGTGCCCGTGAGTTGGGCACGGAAAACGCATTCGTCGTACTGGGGGAGGTTGCGCGTCTCGAGGCTGACGGCGCGGATGTCGTTTCGTTCTGCATCGGCCAGCCCGACTTCCCGACTCCCGAGAACATTTGTAACGCGGCGATCGCGGCGATCCGTGAGGGCAAGCACGGTTATACGCCGTCACCGGGAATCGAACCGCTTCGTCACGCCGTTGCCGAATACTTGACGCGAACCCGCGGGGTCGTCGTCGAGCCGGATCACGTCGTCTGTGGTTGCGGTGGGAAGCCGTTCATCGGCTACACCATCCAGAGCGTGACCGACTACGGAGTGGGAGAGGAGGTCATTTATCCCAATCCGGGTTTCCCGATTTATGACTCCCAGGTGACCGCCTGTGGAGCCATCCCCGTTCCGCTTGATCTGAGAGAGAGTCGTGGCTTCGGCTTCGACATGGACGAGCTCCGTGCGCGGGTCAACGAGAAGACACGCCTGCTGATTCTCTGTAGCCCGCAGAATCCGACCGGCGGATGTCTTTCGCGGTCGGACCTGGAACAGGTGGCAGAGATCGTTCGTCCGTTCGATAACCTGTGGATCTACTCCGACGAGGTCTACTCCGGTCTGGTCTACGACGGCGACTTCGCGAGTATCGCGGCCGTGGACGGCATGCAAGAGCGGACGGTCATCGCGGATTCCGCGTCCAAGACCTACGCGATGACCGGTTGGCGGATCGGCTACGCGGCCAATGCGAAGCTGGCACCGGCGATGACCCGATGGGTCACCAATACCGATTCCTGCCCACCGCACCCCAATCAATTCGCCGTCGTCGAGGCATTGAACGGACCTCAGGACGCCGCGTTGGAAATGCGAGATGTGTTTCACAAGCGACGGGATCGTATCGTTGCCGGTCTCAACGACCTCGACGGCGTGCATTGCCTGACGCCCGGCGGTGCGTTCTACGTCTGGCCTAACGTCACCGAACTGTGCAAGATCGTCGGGGTCGAGGACAGCGAGTCGCTGAGGAAGCGACTGCTGTACGACGCCGGCGTCGCGGTGTTGGCCGACATCCACTTCGGTCGGAAGGTCGAGGGCGACGGCGAACATATCCGTTTCTCGTACGCGTCGTCCTT